A single window of Bradyrhizobium daqingense DNA harbors:
- a CDS encoding succinate dehydrogenase iron-sulfur subunit has protein sequence MVEFALPKNSKITGGKTWPKPAGATELREFKVYRWNPDDGKNPSVDTYYVDTNDCGPMVLDGLIWIKNHIDPSLTFRRSCREGVCGSCAMNIDGQNTLACTRSMHDVKDGAVKINPLPHQPVVKDLVPDLTNFYAQYASVEPWLKTTSPTPQKEWRQSHEDREKLDGLYECILCACCSTSCPSYWWNSERYLGPAALLQANRWVSDSRDEATGERLDNLEDPFRLYRCHTIMNCAKACPKGLNPAEAIAELKLKMVERQI, from the coding sequence ATGGTTGAATTCGCACTTCCGAAGAACTCCAAAATCACCGGCGGCAAGACCTGGCCGAAGCCCGCGGGCGCAACCGAGCTCCGTGAGTTCAAGGTCTATCGCTGGAACCCGGACGACGGCAAGAATCCGAGCGTCGACACCTATTACGTCGACACCAATGATTGCGGTCCGATGGTGCTGGACGGCCTGATCTGGATCAAGAACCACATCGACCCGTCGCTGACCTTCCGCCGCTCCTGCCGCGAAGGTGTCTGCGGCTCCTGCGCGATGAACATCGACGGCCAGAACACGCTGGCCTGCACCCGCTCGATGCACGACGTGAAGGATGGCGCGGTCAAGATCAACCCGCTGCCGCACCAGCCTGTCGTGAAGGATCTCGTTCCCGACCTCACCAATTTCTACGCGCAGTACGCTTCGGTCGAGCCGTGGCTGAAGACGACCTCGCCGACGCCGCAGAAGGAATGGCGCCAGAGCCACGAGGACCGCGAGAAGCTCGACGGCCTCTACGAGTGCATCCTGTGCGCCTGCTGCTCGACCTCCTGCCCGAGCTATTGGTGGAACAGCGAGCGCTATCTCGGCCCCGCGGCCCTGCTCCAGGCCAACCGCTGGGTGTCCGATTCGCGCGACGAGGCGACCGGCGAACGGCTGGACAATCTCGAGGATCCGTTCCGCCTCTATCGCTGCCACACCATCATGAACTGCGCCAAGGCCTGTCCGAAGGGCCTCAACCCCGCGGAAGCCATCGCCGAGCTCAAGCTCAAGATGGTCGAGCGGCAGATCTAG
- the sdhA gene encoding succinate dehydrogenase flavoprotein subunit — translation MANTTNGSGNSAPATNGKAYPIEDHTYDVVVVGAGGAGLRAVVGCGEAGLRTACITKVFPTRSHTVAAQGGISASLGNMHKDDWRWHMYDTVKGSDWLGDQDAIEYMVRNAPDAVYELEHWGVPFSRTEDGKIYQRPFGGMTTEFGKAQAQRTCAAADRTGHAMLHTMYGQSLRHAAEFFIEFFAIDLIMDDQGTCRGVIALKLDDGTLHRFRAQTTILATGGYGRAYASCTSAHTCTGDGGGMVLRAGLPMQDMEFVQFHPTGIYGSGCLVTEGARGEGGYLVNSEGERFMERYAPSAKDLASRDVVSRAMTIEIREGRGVGKKKDHIFLHLDHLDPAVLAERLPGISESAKIFANVDVTREPIPIVPTVHYNMGGIPTNYHGEVLTKRDGDDNAIIPGLMAIGEAACVSVHGANRLGSNSLIDLVVFGRAAALRLAEKLTPNAKQPELPSNSAELALGRLDHYRYASGGTPTAKLREGMQNVMQTNCAVFRTGEVLSEGQNLIAKVHSGITDIAVSDRSLVWNSDLVETLEFDNLISQAVVTMNSAANRTESRGAHAREDFSERDDKNWMKHTLTWLDDAGKVKIEYRPVHNYTMTNDVQYIPPKARVY, via the coding sequence ATGGCCAACACAACGAATGGCTCGGGCAACAGCGCTCCCGCCACCAACGGCAAGGCCTATCCGATCGAAGACCACACCTACGACGTCGTCGTCGTCGGTGCCGGCGGCGCCGGCCTGCGCGCCGTGGTCGGCTGCGGCGAAGCGGGCCTGCGCACCGCCTGCATCACCAAGGTGTTTCCGACCCGCTCGCACACGGTCGCGGCGCAGGGCGGCATCTCCGCCTCGCTCGGCAACATGCACAAGGACGACTGGCGCTGGCACATGTACGACACCGTGAAGGGGTCGGACTGGCTCGGCGACCAGGACGCGATCGAATACATGGTGCGCAACGCGCCCGACGCGGTCTACGAGCTCGAGCATTGGGGCGTGCCGTTCTCGCGCACCGAGGACGGCAAGATCTACCAGCGTCCGTTCGGCGGCATGACCACCGAGTTCGGCAAGGCCCAGGCGCAGCGCACCTGCGCCGCCGCCGACCGCACCGGCCACGCCATGCTGCACACGATGTACGGCCAGTCGCTGCGCCACGCGGCCGAATTCTTCATCGAGTTCTTCGCCATCGACCTGATCATGGACGACCAGGGCACCTGCCGCGGTGTCATCGCGCTCAAGCTCGACGACGGCACGCTGCACCGCTTCCGCGCCCAGACCACGATTCTGGCGACCGGCGGCTACGGCCGCGCCTATGCTTCTTGCACCTCGGCGCACACTTGCACCGGCGACGGCGGCGGCATGGTGCTGCGCGCCGGTCTGCCGATGCAGGATATGGAGTTCGTGCAGTTCCACCCGACCGGCATCTACGGATCGGGCTGCCTCGTCACCGAGGGCGCGCGCGGCGAAGGCGGCTATCTCGTCAACTCCGAGGGCGAGCGTTTCATGGAGCGCTACGCGCCGTCGGCAAAGGATCTCGCCTCGCGCGACGTCGTCTCGCGCGCGATGACCATCGAGATCCGCGAAGGCCGCGGCGTCGGCAAGAAGAAGGACCACATCTTCCTGCATCTCGACCATCTCGATCCCGCGGTGCTCGCCGAGCGGCTGCCCGGTATCTCCGAATCCGCGAAGATCTTCGCCAATGTCGACGTGACGCGCGAGCCGATCCCGATCGTGCCGACCGTGCACTACAACATGGGCGGCATCCCCACCAACTATCACGGCGAAGTGCTGACCAAGAGGGACGGCGACGACAACGCCATCATCCCCGGCCTGATGGCGATCGGCGAAGCCGCCTGCGTCTCCGTGCACGGCGCCAACCGCCTCGGCTCCAACTCGCTGATCGACCTCGTGGTGTTCGGCCGCGCCGCGGCGCTCCGCCTCGCCGAGAAGCTCACACCCAATGCCAAGCAGCCCGAGCTGCCGTCGAACTCGGCTGAGCTCGCGCTCGGCCGCCTCGACCATTACCGCTACGCCTCCGGCGGCACGCCGACGGCGAAGCTGCGCGAAGGCATGCAGAATGTGATGCAGACCAATTGCGCGGTGTTCCGCACCGGCGAAGTGCTCAGCGAAGGCCAGAACCTGATCGCGAAGGTCCACAGCGGCATCACCGACATCGCGGTGTCCGACCGCTCGCTGGTGTGGAATTCGGATCTCGTCGAGACGCTCGAATTCGACAATCTGATCTCGCAGGCGGTGGTGACGATGAACTCGGCCGCCAACCGCACCGAGAGCCGCGGCGCACATGCCCGCGAGGACTTCTCCGAGCGCGACGACAAGAACTGGATGAAGCACACGCTGACCTGGCTGGACGATGCCGGCAAGGTCAAGATCGAGTATCGCCCGGTTCACAACTACACCATGACCAACGACGTGCAGTACATCCCGCCGAAGGCGCGTGTGTATTGA
- the sdhD gene encoding succinate dehydrogenase, hydrophobic membrane anchor protein, with product MSAPDTPKRSMRTPLGRVRNLGAAHSGTSDFWRQRITGVAMTLLMIPALVIIIMLVGRNQVYAAQTLSSIPVAVILLLFIFACVWHMKIGMQVVIEDYVHNEKLKLTAIMLNNFFSAAVALASTYAILKLSSGV from the coding sequence ATGAGCGCGCCCGATACGCCGAAGCGCAGCATGCGCACCCCGCTCGGCCGCGTCCGCAATCTCGGCGCCGCGCATTCCGGCACGTCCGATTTCTGGCGCCAGCGCATCACCGGCGTCGCCATGACGCTGCTGATGATCCCGGCGCTGGTGATCATCATCATGCTGGTCGGCCGCAACCAGGTCTACGCTGCGCAGACCCTGAGCTCGATTCCCGTCGCGGTGATCCTGCTGCTCTTCATCTTCGCCTGCGTGTGGCACATGAAGATCGGCATGCAGGTGGTGATCGAGGACTACGTCCATAACGAGAAGCTGAAGCTCACGGCGATCATGCTCAACAACTTCTTCTCGGCCGCGGTGGCGCTCGCCTCGACCTACGCGATCCTGAAACTGTCCTCCGGAGTGTAA
- the sdhC gene encoding succinate dehydrogenase, cytochrome b556 subunit yields MTARIERPLSPHMQVYRWTLTMALSIVHRATGIALYVGTLLLVWWLVAAASGPAAYAHVQAFSSSIIGRLIVFGYTWALMHHMLSGIRHFVWDLGYGFKANEREALTWGALIGGIVLTVLIWIIAYANGGGR; encoded by the coding sequence ATGACCGCACGGATCGAACGACCCCTCTCGCCACACATGCAAGTGTACCGCTGGACGCTGACGATGGCGCTGTCCATCGTCCATCGCGCCACCGGTATTGCCCTCTATGTCGGAACCCTGCTGCTGGTCTGGTGGCTGGTTGCCGCGGCCTCCGGGCCGGCCGCTTACGCGCACGTCCAGGCCTTCTCCAGCAGCATCATCGGCCGGCTGATCGTGTTCGGCTACACCTGGGCCTTGATGCACCATATGCTCAGCGGCATCCGGCATTTCGTCTGGGATCTCGGCTACGGCTTCAAGGCCAATGAGCGCGAAGCGCTGACCTGGGGCGCCCTGATCGGCGGCATCGTGCTGACGGTGCTGATCTGGATCATCGCCTATGCGAACGGAGGCGGCCGATGA
- a CDS encoding sulfite exporter TauE/SafE family protein, with protein MIAGLDIKEIVELALLLIATGALSGFLAGVFGIGGGAILVPVFYECFRIAGVPLEVRMPLCVGTSLAVIIPTSIRSFQAHYKRGAVDMTILRAWWLPIMIGVVAGSVIARYAPERLFKIVFVAVAYSAAARLIFAREGWRFGEDLPKGPLMRAYGFCVGILSTLMGIGGGLFSNLLMTFYGRPIHQAVATSSALAVLISIPGALGYIYAGWPAAANYPAIAALQVPFALGYVSLIGAVLVMPMSLVTAPLGVKAAHAMSKRTLEVAFGVYLFIVGSRFVLSLVGGM; from the coding sequence GTGATCGCAGGTCTTGATATCAAGGAAATCGTCGAGCTGGCGCTGTTGCTGATCGCAACAGGCGCGCTCTCCGGATTCCTCGCCGGCGTATTCGGCATCGGCGGCGGCGCGATCCTCGTGCCTGTCTTCTACGAGTGCTTCCGCATTGCAGGCGTGCCGTTGGAGGTGCGCATGCCGCTGTGCGTCGGCACCTCGCTCGCGGTGATCATTCCGACCTCGATCCGCTCATTCCAGGCGCACTACAAGCGCGGCGCCGTCGACATGACGATCCTGCGGGCGTGGTGGCTGCCGATCATGATCGGCGTCGTCGCCGGCAGCGTGATCGCGCGCTACGCGCCCGAGCGGCTGTTCAAGATCGTGTTCGTCGCGGTCGCCTATTCGGCCGCCGCCCGCCTGATCTTCGCGCGCGAAGGCTGGAGGTTCGGCGAGGATCTGCCGAAGGGTCCCTTGATGCGCGCCTACGGCTTCTGCGTCGGCATTCTCTCGACCCTGATGGGCATCGGCGGCGGCTTGTTCTCGAACCTGCTGATGACGTTCTACGGCCGGCCGATCCACCAGGCGGTCGCGACCTCGTCGGCGCTCGCGGTGCTGATCTCGATCCCCGGCGCGCTCGGCTACATCTACGCGGGGTGGCCGGCGGCGGCGAATTATCCCGCCATTGCGGCGCTGCAAGTTCCGTTCGCGCTCGGCTACGTCTCGCTGATCGGTGCCGTGCTCGTGATGCCGATGAGCCTCGTCACGGCACCGCTCGGCGTGAAAGCCGCGCATGCGATGTCGAAGCGCACGCTGGAAGTCGCGTTCGGGGTCTATCTGTTCATCGTCGGCAGCCGGTTCGTGCTGAGCCTGGTGGGCGGGATGTAG
- a CDS encoding malonate--CoA ligase has translation MNQAADANLFSRLFDGLSDPKRLAIETHDGAHISYGDLIARAGQMANVLVARGVKPGDRVAVQVEKSVANIVLYLGTVRAGAVYLPLNTAYTLNELDYFIGDAEPSLVVCDPSKAEGLAAIAAKVKAKVETLGPDGKGSLTDAADKASREFTTVSRANDDLAAILYTSGTTGRSKGAMLTHDNLASNSLSLVDYWRFTDKDVLIHALPIYHTHGLFVATNVTLFARASMIFLPKLDPDLIIKLMARATVLMGVPTFYTRLLQNPALSHETTKHMRLFISGSAPLLAETHREWSARTGHAVLERYGMTETNMNTSNPYDGERVPGAVGFPLPGVSVRVTDPETGKELPREEIGMIEVKGPNVFKGYWRMPEKTKSEFRPDGFFITGDLGKIDGKGYVHILGRGKDLVISGGFNVYPKEIESEIDAMPGVVESAVIGVPHADFGEGVTAVLVRQPGASIDEATILKGLDGRLAKFKMPKRVFVVDELPRNTMGKVQKNILRETYKDIYAKK, from the coding sequence ATGAACCAAGCTGCCGACGCCAACCTGTTTTCCCGCCTGTTCGACGGCCTTTCCGATCCCAAGCGCCTCGCGATCGAGACGCATGACGGCGCGCATATCAGCTATGGCGATCTGATCGCGCGGGCCGGGCAGATGGCCAATGTGCTGGTCGCACGCGGCGTGAAGCCCGGCGACCGCGTCGCCGTGCAAGTGGAGAAATCGGTCGCCAACATCGTGCTGTATCTCGGCACGGTACGGGCCGGCGCAGTCTACCTGCCGCTCAACACCGCCTATACGCTGAACGAGCTCGACTATTTCATCGGCGATGCCGAGCCGTCGCTGGTGGTCTGCGATCCCTCCAAGGCGGAAGGCCTCGCGGCGATCGCGGCCAAGGTGAAGGCCAAGGTCGAGACGCTCGGACCCGACGGCAAGGGCTCGCTGACGGACGCCGCCGACAAGGCGAGCCGCGAGTTCACGACGGTGTCGCGCGCAAACGACGATCTTGCGGCGATCCTCTACACGTCAGGCACCACGGGGCGCTCCAAGGGCGCGATGCTGACGCACGACAATCTCGCGTCGAACTCGCTCAGCCTCGTCGACTACTGGCGCTTCACCGACAAGGACGTCTTGATCCACGCGCTGCCGATCTACCACACGCACGGCCTGTTCGTTGCGACCAACGTGACGCTGTTCGCGCGCGCCTCGATGATCTTCCTGCCGAAGCTCGATCCGGACTTGATCATCAAGCTGATGGCGCGCGCCACCGTTCTGATGGGCGTGCCGACTTTCTACACGCGCCTCCTGCAAAATCCGGCGCTGTCGCACGAGACGACCAAGCACATGCGCCTGTTCATCTCGGGCTCGGCGCCGCTGCTGGCCGAGACCCATCGCGAATGGTCGGCCCGCACCGGGCACGCCGTGCTCGAGCGCTATGGCATGACCGAAACGAACATGAACACCTCGAACCCCTATGACGGCGAGCGCGTGCCCGGCGCGGTGGGCTTCCCGCTGCCCGGCGTCTCGGTGCGCGTCACCGATCCTGAGACGGGCAAGGAGCTGCCGCGCGAAGAAATCGGCATGATCGAGGTGAAGGGCCCGAACGTCTTCAAGGGCTATTGGCGCATGCCGGAGAAGACCAAGTCCGAATTCCGGCCCGACGGCTTCTTCATCACAGGCGATCTCGGCAAGATCGACGGCAAGGGCTACGTCCACATTCTCGGCCGCGGCAAGGACCTCGTCATCTCCGGCGGCTTCAACGTGTATCCCAAGGAAATCGAGAGCGAGATCGACGCGATGCCCGGCGTGGTCGAGTCCGCCGTCATCGGCGTGCCTCATGCCGATTTCGGCGAGGGCGTCACGGCGGTGCTGGTGCGCCAGCCCGGCGCGAGCATCGATGAAGCGACTATCCTGAAGGGACTGGACGGGCGCCTCGCCAAGTTCAAGATGCCCAAGCGCGTCTTCGTCGTCGACGAGCTGCCGCGGAATACCATGGGCAAGGTGCAGAAGAACATCCTGCGCGAGACCTACAAGGATATTTATGCGAAGAAGTGA
- a CDS encoding SDR family oxidoreductase has product MTKTGKRVAWVTGGGSGIGEAGAEALAADGWTVVVSGRRKEALDAVVAKITKAGGAAEAIALDVSNATEAQKAADQIVATHGRIDLLVNNAGINVPKRSWKDMELEGWDQLVQVNLNGVLYCMRAVLPTMRKQQDGAIINVSSWAGRHVSKMPGPAYTTTKHAVLALTHSFNMDECVNGLRACCLMPGEVATPILKLRPVVPSEDEQAKMLQSDDLGRTIAFIASMPARVCINEVLISPTHNRGFIQTPNNRD; this is encoded by the coding sequence ATGACAAAAACCGGGAAACGCGTAGCCTGGGTCACGGGCGGCGGCAGCGGGATCGGGGAGGCCGGCGCCGAGGCACTGGCGGCCGATGGCTGGACGGTGGTGGTCTCGGGCCGGCGCAAAGAGGCCCTCGATGCCGTCGTCGCGAAGATCACCAAGGCGGGCGGGGCGGCCGAGGCGATCGCGCTGGATGTATCCAACGCCACCGAAGCCCAGAAGGCGGCCGATCAGATCGTCGCCACACACGGCCGGATCGATCTGTTGGTGAACAATGCCGGCATCAATGTCCCCAAGCGCAGCTGGAAGGACATGGAACTCGAAGGCTGGGATCAGCTGGTTCAGGTCAATCTCAACGGCGTGCTCTATTGCATGCGCGCGGTGCTGCCGACCATGCGCAAGCAGCAGGACGGCGCGATCATCAACGTCTCGTCCTGGGCCGGCCGCCACGTCTCGAAGATGCCGGGCCCGGCCTACACCACGACCAAGCACGCGGTGCTGGCGCTGACCCATTCCTTCAACATGGACGAATGCGTCAACGGCCTGCGCGCCTGCTGCCTGATGCCGGGTGAGGTCGCGACGCCGATCCTGAAGCTGCGCCCGGTGGTGCCGAGCGAGGACGAGCAGGCGAAGATGCTGCAGTCCGACGATCTCGGTCGCACCATCGCCTTCATCGCCAGCATGCCGGCGCGCGTCTGCATCAACGAGGTGCTAATCAGCCCGACGCATAATCGCGGTTTCATTCAAACGCCGAACAACAGGGATTGA
- a CDS encoding fasciclin domain-containing protein, with protein MSKRIAYLAAAAFSALAITATVVAPVSAEEKTVMVGGAAMFPSKNIVQNAVNSKDHTTLVAAVKAAGLVPTLEGKGPFTVFAPTNAAFGKLPAGTVDNLVKPENKATLTKILTYHVVPGKLAATDLTDGKKLKTAEGEELTVKKQDGKVWIVDAKGGTSMVTISNVNQSNGVIHVVDTVLMPAT; from the coding sequence ATGTCGAAGCGCATTGCCTATCTCGCTGCCGCCGCCTTCAGCGCCCTCGCCATCACCGCGACCGTCGTCGCGCCTGTCAGCGCCGAGGAGAAGACCGTCATGGTCGGCGGCGCGGCGATGTTCCCGTCAAAGAACATCGTCCAGAACGCGGTCAATTCGAAGGACCACACCACGCTGGTGGCTGCGGTGAAGGCGGCGGGCCTGGTGCCGACGCTGGAAGGCAAGGGCCCGTTCACGGTGTTCGCGCCGACCAACGCCGCCTTCGGCAAGCTGCCAGCCGGCACCGTCGACAACCTCGTCAAGCCCGAGAACAAGGCGACGCTGACCAAGATCCTCACCTATCACGTGGTGCCCGGCAAGCTCGCGGCCACCGATCTCACCGACGGCAAGAAGCTGAAGACCGCCGAGGGCGAGGAGCTGACGGTGAAGAAGCAGGACGGCAAGGTCTGGATCGTCGATGCCAAGGGCGGCACGTCGATGGTGACGATCTCCAACGTCAATCAGTCCAACGGCGTCATCCATGTGGTCGACACCGTGCTGATGCCCGCGACGTAA
- a CDS encoding cytochrome b/b6 domain-containing protein, protein MASLTVTDEQVGATPAKVIQPAWVRIMHWVNALAMILMILSGWQIYNASPLFGFTFPREYTLGGWLGGGLLWHFAAMWLLMINGLAYLVTGLATGRFRKKLLPITASGVLHDVRAALTFKLGHDDLTVYNYVQRLLYAGIIVVGVLIVLSGLAIWKPVQLYYLVMLFGDYPAARYVHFFCMAAICAFLVIHVLLALLVPKSLRAMIIGR, encoded by the coding sequence ATGGCGAGCCTCACAGTCACGGACGAGCAGGTCGGAGCCACCCCGGCCAAAGTGATCCAGCCGGCTTGGGTGCGGATCATGCACTGGGTCAACGCGCTTGCCATGATCCTGATGATCCTGTCGGGCTGGCAGATCTACAACGCGTCGCCGCTGTTCGGCTTCACCTTCCCGCGCGAGTACACCCTCGGCGGCTGGCTCGGCGGCGGCCTGCTCTGGCATTTTGCCGCGATGTGGCTGTTGATGATCAATGGCCTCGCCTATCTCGTCACCGGTCTCGCCACCGGACGTTTCCGCAAGAAGCTGCTGCCGATCACGGCGTCCGGCGTGCTTCACGACGTCAGGGCCGCACTGACCTTCAAGCTCGGCCATGACGATCTCACGGTCTACAATTACGTGCAGCGCCTGCTCTATGCCGGCATCATCGTGGTCGGCGTGCTGATCGTGCTGTCCGGCCTTGCCATCTGGAAGCCGGTGCAGCTCTATTATCTCGTGATGCTGTTCGGCGATTATCCGGCCGCGCGGTACGTGCACTTCTTCTGCATGGCCGCGATCTGCGCCTTCCTCGTCATCCACGTCCTGCTCGCGCTGCTCGTGCCGAAGAGCCTGCGCGCGATGATCATCGGTCGCTAG
- a CDS encoding molybdopterin-binding protein encodes MAKRSFLIPGVDKRLLIKDSLKAMPDVTRRRFIAGGASLGALTLLTGCDVIDSSSAETMLAKVSKFNDAVQAWMFNPDALAPTFPESAITKPFPFNAYYDLDDAPDIDGKDWKLEVRGLVDNKKSWTLDELYQLPQVTQITRHICVEGWSAIGSWTGTPMRDFLKLIGADTRAKYVWFQCADKDGYNSPLDMRSALHPQTQMTFKYANEILPRAYGFPMKIRVPTKLGFKNPKYVVSMEVTNDYKGGYWEDQGYNSFSGS; translated from the coding sequence ATGGCCAAGCGTTCATTCCTGATCCCCGGCGTCGATAAGCGGCTCCTGATCAAGGACTCCCTCAAGGCGATGCCCGACGTCACCCGCCGCCGCTTCATCGCGGGCGGCGCCAGCCTGGGGGCGCTGACGCTGCTCACGGGGTGCGACGTGATCGACTCGTCCTCAGCAGAGACCATGCTGGCGAAAGTGTCGAAGTTCAACGACGCGGTGCAGGCCTGGATGTTCAATCCCGACGCGCTGGCGCCGACCTTCCCCGAAAGCGCGATCACAAAACCGTTCCCGTTCAACGCCTATTATGATCTGGACGACGCACCGGACATCGACGGTAAAGACTGGAAGCTCGAGGTGCGCGGCCTCGTCGACAACAAGAAGTCATGGACGCTGGACGAGCTCTATCAATTGCCGCAGGTCACGCAGATCACGCGTCACATCTGCGTCGAGGGCTGGAGCGCGATCGGCAGTTGGACCGGCACGCCCATGCGCGATTTCCTCAAGCTGATCGGCGCCGACACGCGCGCCAAATACGTCTGGTTCCAGTGCGCCGACAAGGACGGCTACAATTCGCCTCTGGACATGCGCAGCGCGCTGCATCCGCAGACCCAGATGACGTTCAAATACGCGAACGAGATTTTGCCGCGCGCCTACGGCTTCCCGATGAAGATCCGCGTGCCGACGAAGCTCGGCTTCAAGAACCCGAAATACGTCGTCTCGATGGAAGTCACCAACGACTACAAAGGCGGCTATTGGGAAGACCAGGGATACAATTCGTTCAGTGGGAGCTAG
- a CDS encoding YbfB/YjiJ family MFS transporter, with translation MHAPDQSPSIAHPARLILTLSLAATVGLGIGRFAYALVLPDMREDLGWSYSAAGFMNTINAVGYLVGALVASRLIQRIGWAAAIRLGTLACVAALATCALTGNFVALSLARLVLGLGAAAGFVAGGALAATIAQSRPERANFLLSLFYAGPGIGILSSGLIAPFTLQYFGPGSWWIVWWALTLLSVAMTIPLFLIRIESSTRFSEGSHASFALLPVLIYLAGYFLFGAGYIAYMTFMIAYVRDGGGGAAAQAAFWSLIGLSAFVTPWAWRRVLALDRGGLATAIILGTNALGAALPMFGHSPALLAVSAVVFGVAFFAVVGSTTAFVRFNYPPKVWPTAIAAMTISFGVGQTLGPIVVGAITDALGSLSYALNVSAALLALGAVAALCQRKVGPAKEPVS, from the coding sequence TTGCACGCCCCTGACCAGTCCCCGTCCATCGCCCATCCCGCGCGGCTGATCCTGACCCTGTCGCTGGCGGCGACGGTCGGGCTCGGCATCGGCCGCTTTGCCTATGCGCTGGTGCTGCCGGACATGCGGGAGGACCTCGGCTGGTCCTACTCGGCAGCCGGTTTCATGAACACCATCAATGCCGTCGGCTACCTCGTGGGCGCGCTGGTGGCGTCGCGGCTGATCCAGCGCATCGGCTGGGCGGCGGCGATCCGCCTGGGAACACTGGCCTGCGTCGCCGCGCTCGCGACCTGCGCGCTGACGGGCAATTTCGTCGCGCTGAGCCTGGCGCGCCTCGTGCTGGGCCTGGGCGCGGCGGCCGGCTTCGTCGCCGGCGGCGCGCTGGCCGCCACCATTGCGCAGTCGCGCCCCGAGCGGGCGAATTTCCTGCTGAGCCTGTTCTATGCCGGACCGGGCATCGGCATTTTGTCCTCCGGGCTGATCGCCCCGTTCACGCTGCAATATTTCGGCCCGGGCTCGTGGTGGATCGTCTGGTGGGCGCTGACGCTATTGTCCGTCGCGATGACGATCCCGCTGTTCCTGATCCGGATCGAGAGCAGCACCCGCTTCTCCGAAGGCAGCCACGCCTCGTTCGCGCTCCTGCCGGTGCTGATCTATCTCGCCGGCTACTTCCTGTTCGGCGCCGGCTACATCGCCTACATGACCTTCATGATCGCCTATGTGCGCGACGGCGGCGGCGGGGCCGCGGCACAGGCGGCGTTCTGGAGCCTGATCGGGCTGAGCGCCTTCGTTACGCCCTGGGCCTGGCGCCGCGTGCTGGCGCTGGATCGCGGCGGGCTCGCCACCGCCATCATCCTCGGCACCAACGCGCTGGGCGCCGCCTTGCCGATGTTCGGACATTCGCCGGCTTTGCTCGCGGTCTCCGCGGTGGTGTTCGGCGTTGCCTTCTTCGCCGTGGTCGGCTCGACGACCGCCTTCGTCCGCTTCAACTATCCGCCCAAGGTGTGGCCGACCGCGATCGCGGCGATGACGATCTCGTTCGGCGTCGGCCAGACGCTCGGCCCGATCGTGGTCGGCGCGATCACCGATGCGCTGGGGAGCCTGAGCTACGCGCTGAACGTCTCGGCGGCGCTGCTGGCGCTCGGGGCAGTCGCGGCGCTGTGCCAGAGGAAGGTGGGGCCAGCCAAGGAACCGGTGTCGTAG